The segment ATTATAGGTGACATAACTTTGAGTTTTATTACCAGCACCCTCTGTCGCATTAAATGCTTTGTATAAAAGCACCTCATTGACATCCGACATATTATCAAATCCAAAAAGATGAAAATAATCGTCTTCCGTATTACCTGTACTATACAGTCCTACCTGATAATCACCCCGCATTAATTCCTCGGCCGCTTCTATGCAAGCCCTAAAATATTTATTAGGATCAGCATCCGATGTTCCAAACGCCGTATTAGCGTGGTACTTTTGCCAAGACCCCTCATATAAAGCAACCCTTGTTTTAAAAGCTAATGCCGCTTCTTTATTAATTCGATTATTTCCTACATCCTTCCTTAAATTAAGATGTGCAATCGCATTGTCCAAATCAGATATAATAGAATCGGCGATCAATATTCGCGAATCCCGGGGATGCATCAATGCTTCTTGATCCTCTAACTCTATCACTTTGGAATACCAAGGTATATCGCCATATTTCTTTAACAAATCAAAATAAAACCAAGCCCTAAAGAAATAAGCCTCTCCTAAATATTGTTTATAATCCTTATAAGCGCTCTCGCATTTTGAATAATTCTCGAAAAAAAGGTTCACTTTACGGATATTCGCCCATTCTCCCATCCAACTACCAGTAGTTTTGGTCCGAGTACCATCTAATATAACACTCGGACTACCATTGATCATATCGTCACTATCGAAAGCCATATCCAACATCTGCGATTGAGAACAAAAAGCCGGATAAAACTGCCTCGTATAATACTCCAACTCTGTCGCAGTACTCCAATAATCATCCATCGTAACTTGATCCAACGGCTGCAAATCTATAAAATCCTCACAAGAGCAGAAGGCTCCTAACAAAAATATAGATAATAAGATTCTTTTCATAACTCTACAAATTAATTAATTAATAAGTCACTGTTAAACCCACGGAATAGATTCGGTCAGCTCCATACGTTAAACGTCCAGAGCCTGCAGTCCCCATATAGTTTCCAGAACCTCCTTCCGGAAAACCTACCGGAGCAACGGGGTCTATACCATTTGGCAATTTAGAGAATGTAAGCAGGTTCTCTCCCGAAAAATAAATCCGGAGCTTTTGTAAATGAAGTTTCGAGGTGATACTCTTCGGGAAGCTATAGCCCAACTGTACATTTTGCAAACGCAAATAAGCCGCATTTTGCAAATATCTGGTATTCGCGTGATTCTTATTTTTAGCCTCCTCCGTATCATTCAAATAAGGACGCGGCCAATAAGCGTCCGTATTTATATTCGCATCGCCCTCATATAAACCACTATATCTCGTTCCCGGCTGATCCCTGAAATAATCTAAATGATCCGGATTCAGGCAAGACTCCCACCAACCATTAGTAAATCCCCAGAAGATATTCGACATACGATAGAAATACATATCCTTCTTAGCCACACCTCGCCAAAGCATGGAGAAGTCGAAACCTTTATACGATACACCTCCGCTAATCGTATATTGATAATGGGGCTGATCATTCCCGATAATGGACATATCCCCATGATCTCCTATCGTATTAGCTCCATTATTTACTTTACCATCCCCATTAATATCCTCGTATTTCAAATCTCCCGTGTTCCAGTTCGCCGCGATATGGGTCAAATCCACCTTGGATACGTAAGAATCCACCTCCTCTTGCGTCCGGTACAGATCATACACGGTATATCCCCAAATATCACCAACCTCTGCGCCTTCATACCAAGTTGATAGTGTTCCCGTAGGATTGAAATATTTGGTAACGACAGAGCGATAGTCATATAAGCTTACACCGATATTATAAGACAGACCATTCGCCAACGCATGCTTCCAATTCAAGCTAACCTCCCAACCCCGGGTTCGTAACGTAGCGTTATTCTCCTTAGGCACATCCGCTCCAATCACGCCGGGTACAGCCTCCGCTGGTCCAACCATATCGGTAGTCCGCCGCTCAAACCAATCGGCAGTAGTACTTAACCGATTATCCAAGAATGATAAATCCAAACCGACATTGGTTGTCGTAGCGGTCTCCCATGTCAAGTTCCTATTAATCAAAGCTGGAGCTGAAGTATATCCCATAGGCCGTGTAGAGCCATATCCAAATATCCAATTCAATTTATCTGCGGATATTGGCATCAACGCCAAATCACTGTACGGACTAATATTCTGGTTTCCTAACTGTCCCCAAGAGGCACGGATTTTTGTCGAATTCACATACCGTCCTACATTTTCCCAAAAAGGCTCATTATGTAAATTCCATCCCACGGAGAAAGAAGGGAAAGTTCCCCAACGTCTGCCATTTCGGAATACATAAGAACCATCCCGCCGAACATTCGCCTCAAATAAATACCTCTCTTTATAATTATAATTCAACCGGGCGAAATAACTCTCCGTAGCGTTATGTGCTAAGGCCTCAGTCAATACTGCATCACCAGTAGCTGTAGGAAAAGAAGGGACATTTTCTGATATCAAATCAGTTTTATAACCTTGTAACCAAGATTCATTTCCCTTCTCAAACTGCATACCAACTAAAACTGTAAAATCATGCTCCTCTTTAATATTAAAATTATAAGAAGAATAAATATTAGTTGTCCAATATTTCTTTATATACTTTCTTCTCGTTAAATTGTTCGGAATACTAACACCATGTACATACGGCTTGTTATTGATGTCATATATAATTATAGATTTCTCTACTTCTGAAATTTCTTGGTTATAAGTATTATAAGCAAAATCTGCATTTATTTTCCAACCATTCAAAGGGCGAATTTCCATTAGAAAAATATTCCATAAATCTATATCATCTTGTTTATCCGTACCCGATTCTATGGAAGGAATATGAGATTCAAACATATAATTACCATAACCATCATATAAAGGGGTAATTGGATAATTCCTAGAAATATGACGATACATGAACGAATAATCTCCTTCTTTTGTCATATTAGGTTTTTCTCTAATCTTCTTTGTAAATCGACTCTCATAACCAAAATCCCACCAATCGGTAATAGAGACATTTATTTTCCCAAGCGTATTGATTCGTTTAAAATAGTCTGTACCAAAATTCAACACACTATTATCATCCACATAGCCTGCCGAGAAATAATACGATACCTTATCCGAGCCTCCTTGCAAAGAGATATCATGTTTCTGGTTCACGCTATTTCCAAAATAGATGTCCCACCAATCCGTATTCGCGTAATTCAAATTTGCATTATTCCAAACATCGCCTTCAGGCATCGCTCCAAAATGAGTAGCTTCCGCCGGCCAATCCGGAATTGAATTCTTAATATACTCAAAATCTCCTTTTTGAAAGGCGATTACCCGTTCTATCGTCTCATCGCTAAACGGATGCCCTCCCATATTATCACCTGCCTCATTCAAGATACGTGTCCAAGTGTAAGAATCCAAGCTTTCCGGAAGTTTCTGAGCAGTCTTAACAATCAAATTTCCCGTATAAGAGACACTCACTTTCTCGTTTTTTTTAGCTTTCTTCGTAGTGACCAATATCACTCCGTAGGGCGCTCTTGCTCCATAAATAGCGGATGCCGCAGCGTCTTTTAAGACCGAGATAGACTCTATATCATCTGGATTCAAGTTATTCAAGTCACCAGGAAAACCATCAATTACAACATAAGGTGAGCCACCATTCAATGAACCCATTCCGCGAATAGAGATATTCATCGTAGCTCCCGGTTCAAAACCATCCTGTGTTCCTATGTCAAAATCAAGACCAGGAGATGCCCCCTGCAACAGTTGTGAAACAGTTGAAGACTGACGATCCTTTAAATCCTTATCAGATATAACATTTACCGCCCCAGTCAAATTCACCTTTTTCTGTGTTCCATACCCCACAACTACAACTTCATCCAAAGCCTCAGCGTCTTCTTTTAATGTGATGGACAATGTTTTTTGATTTCCAACTTTAATTTCTTGGTTCGCATAACCGATATAAGAGATTTGTAAGGTAGCTCCTTCTTCTACTTCCAATGAAAACTTACCATCCATATCGGTAATGGTTCCATTGGTTGTTCCTTTAACCATTACATTAGCTCCGATAACAGGCATACCGGATGGATCAACGATGGTCCCGGTTACAACTTTTCCGGATTGTTGAACCACGGCATCTTTCTGCATCAACAGGATATTATTCCCCTGCATGGCATAAACAATGTCTGTTCCAGCGAACATTTGATTTAACACTTCGGCAACCGTTTCGTTGTTTACCTGGATCGTCACAGTGTTGTTCAGATTTACTTTGTCATGATTATAGACAAACAAATAATCTGTCTGCTCTTCGATTTGCTTGATAACATCTTTCGCCTGTTTCTGATTTGCATAGATATTAACCCTCAGACTTTGTGAATTTACATTTACTGCAAAGGCCGAAGAGACACATAATACTCCAAATAATGAGGTTAACTTCATTAGTTTAAAAATGTGCTTAAATTCGGTTAACAACAAGGCATTTGATACCTTGATCAACTTTTTATTCATAACTTTGTTGCAATTAATTTGTTGGTATTCGATTTAATTCCCGTTAGTGTCAGAATACTGACTTTTTTGAGCCGGGTTATGTGGCAGCATTACCCGGCTTCTTGTTTTATTCGTTCATTTATCCATAGGCACTTTATTTTATTGTTATTACATTCTGTTCGTTATCCTTTACATAATGGAAATGATGTTCCATCTGTAAAACCTTCAACACCTGTTCCACTCCGTCTTTGCTCCGGAACTTTCCCGTATAACGTTCCTTCAAAAAGGCTTGGTTCTGATGCTGTATCTTCACATCAAAATACAAAGACAACTTATCCATAATTCTGGAAATCGGTTCATTCCGGAAACAGATCATACCTTCTTTCCATTTGAAATAATCTGGATTCTGAATAAATTCCGAATAATATTGCCCGTCCTTGGAATAAACCATCTCTCCAGGTTTCATCGAATGAGGTTCCCGCCACCTTGATGATTCCAGTAAGACACTTCCTTTTAATAAAGCCACTTCAAAGTCAGCTTCTTCTTCATAGGCTAAAACATTAAATTCAGTTCCCAATACTTTTACATCCACTTTCGAAGTCTTTACGACAAATGGAACCTTTTCATTCCGACGAACTTCAAAAAAGGCTTCTCCTGAAAGTTCCACCGAACGAGTATCTTTCTGAAAAGATAATGGATAAACTAATTTGGAATGGGCATTCAGCCACACTTTTGTACTATCCGGTAAAATCAGTTCAGCCCGTTGTCCGGCAGGTACATATAAAGTTTGGTATAGAGGTTTCTCTTCTACATCTCTTTCAGGTTGTCTGAACTCCCACCCATACTGAATTCCTAATACCAACAAAATCACAGCTGCAACCTTCGCCAATTCTATGCCAACCGAACGAAGCTTCATTTGCTTTGCCCGCTTCTGAAGCATCTGGGCTGCCGATTGGTTCATCACGGAGATGTCGAATGCTTTATGTAAAGCCATGAACTCCTTTACATGCGCTTCATCCGCATCCAGCCAATCGACAACTTGCTCTGCTTCTTCTGCCGTTACTCGTCCTTCAATATATCGCTGTAATAATTCGTAATCCATCTTTTTTATCCGTTTCATTAATATGACAATTTAACCTGAAAAACCCCTGAACAAAAAATCCACTTTTTTCAGAAAAAAAATCAAGAGGTCGATTTTCTTGTATATTTTGCCTGTTTCGTATTAGGAGAAATGACTGATATTCCGTTTCTTTGTTCTAACAAATAAAAACGGATTGCAAACTTAAACAACAAAAATGGGATGAAGAATATTTGGAGTTTATTAAGTGTCACTTTATTACTGACCGCTTGCGGCTCAAAGCAGCAAGACCAGATGGCGTTTCAAAACACGATTCCAATCGAGCCTACCGATAGCAAAGAAATGATTATCGAAAAAGCAGCTCACGTGGTTCCAACGGAAAACCAGTTGGCAGCTCTTCATAATGAATACATAGCATTTATCCATTTCGGTCCCAATACATTTACCCGCCGCGAATGGGGAACTGGCATGGAAGATCCAAAAGTCTTCAACTTGAAGAATCTGGATACAGACCAGTGGTGTGAAACCCTGAAAGCAGCCGGTATGAAAATGGTTATTCTGACAGTAAAGCATCACGATGGTTTTGTATTATGGCAAAGCCGTTACACGACTCATGGAATTATGTCGAGTCCATTTCAGAATGGGAAGGGAGATGTCCTAAGAGACTTATCGGCTTCCTGCCAGAAATATGGATTAAAACTGGGTATTTATCTTTCTCCAGCTGATTTGTTCCAGATAGAAAGTCCAGACGGTCTATACGGGAACCTGAGTAAATATACCAAAAGGACGATTCCGCGTGAAGTTCCTGGCCGCCCGTTTGCCAACCAGACTAAATTTGAGTTTGAGGTGGATGATTACAATGAGTATTTCCTCAACCAGTTGTTTGAATTGCTGACTGAATACGGTCCTATTTATGAAGTATGGTTCGACGGAGCTCATCCGAAGCGGAAAGGCGGACAACGGTATAACTATACCGCCTGGAAGGAATTGATTCACACGCTGGCTCCGCAAGCCGTTATCTTTGGCCGTGAAGATGTCCGTTGGTGCGGTAATGAAGCAGGACAAACCCGAGACACCGAATGGAACGTCATTACTTATCCGCACAATCCGGATACAGCTACGGTTTTCGTAGATATGATGGATAAAGACCTGGGCAGTCGCGAGGTATTGTATAAAGCGAAATACTTGCATTACCAACAGGCTGAAACGAATACCTCCATCCGCGAAGGCTGGTTCTACCGCGACGATACGCATCAGAAAGTTAGAAGTGCTGACGATGTGTTTGATATTTACGAGCGTGCTGTTGGCGGTAATTCCACCTTCCTGTTGAATATTCCTCCCAATCGCGACGGACGTTTCTCACCAGCCGACGTGGCTTCGCTGACGGAAGCCGGGAAACGGATCCGGGAGACTTACGGTACGAACTTATTGGAAGGAGCCAAAGGCCCAAAAGAAGTTTTGGACGATGACGAGAATACCTATGTCGAATTGGATGGAAAGAAGAAAGAGATCACAATCTCGACACCTCAACTTATTACATTCAATCGTTTGCTCTTGCAGGAAGCCATCGCTTCGCATAGTGAACGAGTTGAGAAACATGCGGTAGATGCCTGGATTGACGGCCAGTGGAAAGAAATTGCCCAAGCGACCAATATCGGATACAAACGCATCCTCCGTTTCCCGGATGTGACTACGGACAAGATTCGCATCCGTTTCCTGGAAAACCGGGCGAATCCGGCTATCCATACCATCACGGCTCATCACTATCAGGCACGTCCGCCTCAGTTGGACTTTATCCGGGATCTCGCCGGAAATGTTCGTATTGAGCCCAAACTGCAAGACTTCCAATGGAATCAATACGGAGAAAATGCCTCTAAGAATTTGAGTCAAGGATATACCGTCTATTATACAACAGACGGCAGTACTCCGACTACTTCATCCACAAAATACACAAAACCGTTCCAGATGGAAAATGGAGAAGTAAAGGCCTTTGCTGTATTAAATGGGATGGAAGGTGCCATGCAGTCAGATCATTTCGGATGGATCAAACAAGACTGGAAACTAATCTCGGCTAGCAGCGAAACAGAAGAGCATGCTGCCACATTAGCTTTCGATGAACAGCCTCTTACCTATTGGTTATCCAAGCCAGGCAACAGGCAGTCTATCGCTATCGACTTAGGAACTCCACGCGAGCTCAGGGGATTTGCTTACACACCGCAGACTGTCAATGCCGAAGGTATGATGGAAAAAGGAGTATTCTATGTTAGTGCTGATGGCAAGAGTTGGAAAAAGGTTGAAGATTTTGAATTCGGTAATCTGATCAACGACCCGACCAAACGCCAGCATTACTTCCAGCAACCGGTTTCAGCCCGCTTCGTTAAAATAGAAGCCACCCGTATCGCCGCCGGAGGTCAGGTAGTAGCTATTGCAGAATTAGATTTGTTCTAAACTTCACGAATCTTTTTCGTGGAATTAACTCACATAGAA is part of the Parabacteroides sp. AD58 genome and harbors:
- a CDS encoding RagB/SusD family nutrient uptake outer membrane protein; this translates as MKRILLSIFLLGAFCSCEDFIDLQPLDQVTMDDYWSTATELEYYTRQFYPAFCSQSQMLDMAFDSDDMINGSPSVILDGTRTKTTGSWMGEWANIRKVNLFFENYSKCESAYKDYKQYLGEAYFFRAWFYFDLLKKYGDIPWYSKVIELEDQEALMHPRDSRILIADSIISDLDNAIAHLNLRKDVGNNRINKEAALAFKTRVALYEGSWQKYHANTAFGTSDADPNKYFRACIEAAEELMRGDYQVGLYSTGNTEDDYFHLFGFDNMSDVNEVLLYKAFNATEGAGNKTQSYVTYNNESKGITWDLVTSYLDKNGDLYDYLNVAESVKGNDFLTKIAEDCDPRLKSTIWIPGDLMAAETGAYFTGPTIDGGALQLCTTGFQVKKTANPESQAAGRSWEVQSETGLIILRYGEVLLNYAEAKYELDKVVSYDVLNLLRQRVGMPDFKIHSQSLDKNWVDYGYPVSDELYEIRRERRVELALEGQRDEDYMRWAACALFKNKRPKGYPVDLNQYPDFASKVDENGLLDYFKTVIPDGYQFRENQDYLWSIPQDELTLNPNLKQNPGW
- a CDS encoding TonB-dependent receptor; translated protein: MKLTSLFGVLCVSSAFAVNVNSQSLRVNIYANQKQAKDVIKQIEEQTDYLFVYNHDKVNLNNTVTIQVNNETVAEVLNQMFAGTDIVYAMQGNNILLMQKDAVVQQSGKVVTGTIVDPSGMPVIGANVMVKGTTNGTITDMDGKFSLEVEEGATLQISYIGYANQEIKVGNQKTLSITLKEDAEALDEVVVVGYGTQKKVNLTGAVNVISDKDLKDRQSSTVSQLLQGASPGLDFDIGTQDGFEPGATMNISIRGMGSLNGGSPYVVIDGFPGDLNNLNPDDIESISVLKDAAASAIYGARAPYGVILVTTKKAKKNEKVSVSYTGNLIVKTAQKLPESLDSYTWTRILNEAGDNMGGHPFSDETIERVIAFQKGDFEYIKNSIPDWPAEATHFGAMPEGDVWNNANLNYANTDWWDIYFGNSVNQKHDISLQGGSDKVSYYFSAGYVDDNSVLNFGTDYFKRINTLGKINVSITDWWDFGYESRFTKKIREKPNMTKEGDYSFMYRHISRNYPITPLYDGYGNYMFESHIPSIESGTDKQDDIDLWNIFLMEIRPLNGWKINADFAYNTYNQEISEVEKSIIIYDINNKPYVHGVSIPNNLTRRKYIKKYWTTNIYSSYNFNIKEEHDFTVLVGMQFEKGNESWLQGYKTDLISENVPSFPTATGDAVLTEALAHNATESYFARLNYNYKERYLFEANVRRDGSYVFRNGRRWGTFPSFSVGWNLHNEPFWENVGRYVNSTKIRASWGQLGNQNISPYSDLALMPISADKLNWIFGYGSTRPMGYTSAPALINRNLTWETATTTNVGLDLSFLDNRLSTTADWFERRTTDMVGPAEAVPGVIGADVPKENNATLRTRGWEVSLNWKHALANGLSYNIGVSLYDYRSVVTKYFNPTGTLSTWYEGAEVGDIWGYTVYDLYRTQEEVDSYVSKVDLTHIAANWNTGDLKYEDINGDGKVNNGANTIGDHGDMSIIGNDQPHYQYTISGGVSYKGFDFSMLWRGVAKKDMYFYRMSNIFWGFTNGWWESCLNPDHLDYFRDQPGTRYSGLYEGDANINTDAYWPRPYLNDTEEAKNKNHANTRYLQNAAYLRLQNVQLGYSFPKSITSKLHLQKLRIYFSGENLLTFSKLPNGIDPVAPVGFPEGGSGNYMGTAGSGRLTYGADRIYSVGLTVTY
- a CDS encoding FecR domain-containing protein; this encodes MKRIKKMDYELLQRYIEGRVTAEEAEQVVDWLDADEAHVKEFMALHKAFDISVMNQSAAQMLQKRAKQMKLRSVGIELAKVAAVILLVLGIQYGWEFRQPERDVEEKPLYQTLYVPAGQRAELILPDSTKVWLNAHSKLVYPLSFQKDTRSVELSGEAFFEVRRNEKVPFVVKTSKVDVKVLGTEFNVLAYEEEADFEVALLKGSVLLESSRWREPHSMKPGEMVYSKDGQYYSEFIQNPDYFKWKEGMICFRNEPISRIMDKLSLYFDVKIQHQNQAFLKERYTGKFRSKDGVEQVLKVLQMEHHFHYVKDNEQNVITIK
- a CDS encoding alpha-L-fucosidase, coding for MKNIWSLLSVTLLLTACGSKQQDQMAFQNTIPIEPTDSKEMIIEKAAHVVPTENQLAALHNEYIAFIHFGPNTFTRREWGTGMEDPKVFNLKNLDTDQWCETLKAAGMKMVILTVKHHDGFVLWQSRYTTHGIMSSPFQNGKGDVLRDLSASCQKYGLKLGIYLSPADLFQIESPDGLYGNLSKYTKRTIPREVPGRPFANQTKFEFEVDDYNEYFLNQLFELLTEYGPIYEVWFDGAHPKRKGGQRYNYTAWKELIHTLAPQAVIFGREDVRWCGNEAGQTRDTEWNVITYPHNPDTATVFVDMMDKDLGSREVLYKAKYLHYQQAETNTSIREGWFYRDDTHQKVRSADDVFDIYERAVGGNSTFLLNIPPNRDGRFSPADVASLTEAGKRIRETYGTNLLEGAKGPKEVLDDDENTYVELDGKKKEITISTPQLITFNRLLLQEAIASHSERVEKHAVDAWIDGQWKEIAQATNIGYKRILRFPDVTTDKIRIRFLENRANPAIHTITAHHYQARPPQLDFIRDLAGNVRIEPKLQDFQWNQYGENASKNLSQGYTVYYTTDGSTPTTSSTKYTKPFQMENGEVKAFAVLNGMEGAMQSDHFGWIKQDWKLISASSETEEHAATLAFDEQPLTYWLSKPGNRQSIAIDLGTPRELRGFAYTPQTVNAEGMMEKGVFYVSADGKSWKKVEDFEFGNLINDPTKRQHYFQQPVSARFVKIEATRIAAGGQVVAIAELDLF